A stretch of Desulfotalea psychrophila LSv54 DNA encodes these proteins:
- the fliQ gene encoding flagellar biosynthesis protein FliQ yields the protein MLTPELAVNVCRKAIQTILMCAAPMLLAGMIVGLFVSIFQAATQINEQTLTFIPKIIAVFVTMLLFGPWIIKLLLTFTSGVFTTIASF from the coding sequence ATGCTCACCCCGGAACTTGCCGTCAATGTCTGCCGCAAGGCTATCCAGACGATCCTCATGTGCGCAGCGCCCATGCTCCTTGCCGGTATGATTGTTGGCCTTTTTGTCTCCATCTTTCAGGCAGCGACTCAAATCAATGAGCAAACCCTTACCTTTATTCCGAAAATCATAGCCGTCTTTGTCACCATGCTCCTCTTCGGCCCCTGGATAATTAAACTGCTCCTGACCTTCACCTCTGGCGTATTCACCACAATTGCCAGCTTTTAG
- the fliP gene encoding flagellar type III secretion system pore protein FliP (The bacterial flagellar biogenesis protein FliP forms a type III secretion system (T3SS)-type pore required for flagellar assembly.) encodes MNKTLKSPNSAKSKYLYILFLATISLLTSSHPSWAVGLPNITLGLEDADSPEKVSAALQILFVLTIISVAPAIVLMMTCFTRIVIVLGFVRQAMGTQNMPPNQIVIGFALFLTFFIMSPTINKINDTALQPYLAKEISQGKALDLTVFSMREFMFSQVQESELSFMAELTIEKEPKDKADIPTTTLIPAYMLSELKTAFSMGFMVYIPFLVIDMIVASVLMSMGMMMLPPVIISMPFKLLLFILVDGWTLIVGSLVKSFG; translated from the coding sequence ATGAACAAGACCTTGAAATCACCCAATAGCGCCAAAAGCAAATATCTCTATATCCTCTTTCTGGCAACTATCTCTCTGCTGACAAGCAGTCATCCCTCATGGGCCGTTGGTCTACCCAATATCACCCTGGGCCTGGAAGATGCCGACTCACCAGAAAAGGTCTCAGCTGCCCTGCAGATTCTCTTTGTTCTTACTATAATTTCTGTCGCCCCAGCAATCGTCCTGATGATGACCTGCTTTACCCGCATTGTCATCGTCCTTGGTTTTGTTCGCCAGGCCATGGGCACTCAAAATATGCCCCCAAACCAAATTGTCATTGGTTTCGCCCTATTTCTTACCTTCTTTATCATGTCGCCTACCATAAACAAAATAAACGACACAGCCCTTCAACCATATCTGGCAAAAGAGATCAGCCAAGGTAAAGCTCTGGATCTCACCGTGTTCTCCATGCGAGAGTTTATGTTCAGTCAGGTGCAGGAATCTGAGCTGAGCTTTATGGCTGAGTTAACCATTGAAAAAGAGCCTAAGGACAAGGCTGACATCCCGACCACCACCCTTATTCCTGCCTATATGCTCTCTGAGCTTAAGACAGCCTTTAGCATGGGGTTTATGGTATATATCCCCTTCCTTGTTATTGATATGATTGTGGCCTCGGTGCTGATGTCCATGGGTATGATGATGCTTCCACCTGTTATTATCTCCATGCCATTTAAACTTCTGCTCTTTATCCTGGTAGATGGTTGGACTCTTATCGTTGGCTCCCTTGTTAAAAGTTTTGGTTAA
- the fliN gene encoding flagellar motor switch protein FliN, translating to MVPTNNSRPNHEEIQELLQEERENTEQEHTTLENNEARSLDFLYDVPLEVSVEVGRSKILIKDLLNMGEGYVIELNKVAGDPLDLYVNSRLIARGEAVMIGDKFGIRLTDVVSASDRLERLGK from the coding sequence ATGGTACCAACAAATAACAGCCGACCAAATCACGAAGAGATTCAAGAGCTCTTACAAGAGGAACGGGAAAACACTGAACAAGAACATACCACTCTTGAAAATAATGAGGCCCGCTCTCTGGACTTTCTCTACGACGTACCACTTGAGGTCTCCGTCGAAGTGGGCAGAAGCAAAATTCTCATCAAAGATCTATTGAATATGGGCGAAGGATATGTCATAGAGCTGAATAAGGTTGCAGGAGACCCCCTGGACCTCTATGTCAATTCACGGCTTATTGCCCGTGGCGAAGCTGTGATGATAGGGGACAAATTTGGTATACGTCTTACCGATGTCGTTAGTGCCTCCGATAGGCTTGAAAGGCTGGGCAAATAA
- the fliO gene encoding flagellar biosynthetic protein FliO encodes MMGWELEGYFRVIWALALVLGLMLIIYALIRKRLSPLHSREGKKINVLEIQPLMPKKSLCLVAVANQQFLLAISGEQITTIAEIDTATNRPSFVTELNHAQENQAPEKACQ; translated from the coding sequence ATGATGGGCTGGGAACTGGAAGGCTACTTCAGAGTTATTTGGGCACTTGCCTTAGTGCTTGGCCTCATGCTCATCATTTACGCCCTGATCCGCAAACGCCTGTCCCCTCTGCATAGCAGGGAAGGCAAAAAAATAAACGTCCTTGAAATACAACCACTTATGCCGAAGAAATCTCTCTGTCTAGTTGCAGTTGCAAACCAACAGTTCCTTCTGGCTATCAGCGGAGAGCAGATTACCACCATTGCCGAGATCGACACAGCGACGAACCGTCCTTCCTTCGTAACAGAGCTCAACCACGCCCAGGAAAATCAAGCTCCAGAAAAAGCCTGTCAATAA